ATCTTAATCAGAATTCAACTGAATATTCCGAATCAAAACAACcgaacatttctcattattaataaaatgctgaattttGAACACACTTGTTTTTCATGAAGCCTAAAGGAATAAATGCTCCTTTTCGTGCTCTTACAGTACATGTCATGAGATGAAGGAGCAGTAGCTTTCATGACTTCTTTAAACTCCGCTGTTCTTCAGGTACGTCGTGCGCTTCAGGGTTATACCACGTTTAAAGAGTCATGAACCCTCTTCAATGAGGGAGAAATCGGAGTAAATCATATACATATTCAAGCAACAATGAAAAGACCCTTTGGTGCTGACTGATGTTGACGTGTAGATCTAGTGAAGTGTTCAGATGAAGATGCAGTGTGTGTTTAGGGGCCGAGCTCTGGAGGAGCTGCACAGAGTCTCTTTTGGAGCCTGAGGTTTTCGACCACAATGCTTTGATCTGTGTGGACCGAAAACACGCCGTGAATGTTTTGATGGTGACACAGTCATAACCAGACGGTGCTCACTCTACTCTATACCTCTCTGCCTGATAACTCAGATCAGCAAACTGCTTTTATTAGTGAATGAGCCTCATGAGACTGGACGAGTGGCTCCTGTAgtcatttcttctttttgctgGAACAGCACCACCTGTTGGTCACAGCCTAGAAGTTCTTCTGCTCCATTCCTCCTAATATTTGCTGCATTACATTAAACTTTCATGCGGTGCACCTCCTGTTTTTGTGCTCGGCCCCTTAATATCTGCTTTCAGctgattgtgtttatttttcaccAAGATGCAGTGAATGTACATTTGATTTGTATTATGGGTTATTATATATGTTGTGAATCCTCGACGCTTCGCTGACAAACGGTGAAGTATGTTCTTGAATTTGCAGATTCATTGATAGATATCATCTTGAGAAAGAGGGACATTTTATATGGACATGGTATGAAAATGATAAAGGTATTCTCACGAAGTAGAATTAGTTTTTCTACTAAATGCCATGGCAGTGAATTTGAAATGCAACTATAATAAAGCTATTATTCCGCAATCAGTCGAATCAGACTCTATGATCTCTAGATCTTCCACAGGACTGTTGATTCGATCCTTACTCGTCAGTATTTACTCACACCGCTATAGTCTTTCCAGAAATGATTCAATggcattatttattactttactgGTGATTGTGTCTCTGAAAGattatacttaataataataataacagtatcTATCAATAATATAAGTTCAGAGAATTTCGTGAACACCTGAGAGATGAATCATTTCAGGTTTACAAAGTGTGTGAACGAGTTATGcccgttattattattattactgattaCATTGTATTTGATTTTCAATCACAGTATAAAGCAAGCTATCAGACAGAGgctgttaatgttaatttaattctaTTCAGTTAATTCTATTTCCTGTGTGTGAGTAAAGGTTGACTGAGTTACGATCCCTTCAGAAAACTGAAGCATAAAAACAGATTGCGTTTCAAAATGCcatgggactttttttttttgttgctagAAATCTGCCTAATTATATCtgtatatctttttatatttgtattggTTTGGCTTATATCATgtagttggaaaaaaaaaaccacccaAACATGTTTTGTAACGCTTAGAATCATGCTATGTATGACCACAGCTCATACTTGATTATCATCTGCCAGAATATCATAGTTACTACAGTCACGTACGATATACATGGAGGCCCCCGGAGAGTATTCGGACTCAAAACAAGCGTCTAGCTTGCATCTAAACGCACTCAGTGTTTCGGGGGCTCTGTATTAACTGTGCTATGATGGCGGGAGAGTGGTGCGACGCATGATTCATCACAGCTCTGCACTGGTTCTGTTGCTTCGAGCATCGACGGCGTCTGCCCCGTCTGTCCCGTCTCAAACCTCTCCGTCTCTGTCTTCTGATGGGACAGGTGTGAGCCAGAGCAGGTGCGTGTCCCCGGCGGACCCCTCGCTCCACGACGACCCTCTGCACTCAGACCTAGTCGACTTCCACGTCTCCAAATCAGGACCGTCTCCTTTCTGGCAGAACTTCAATAAGCTGGCGTCGCTAAAGAACGGCAAAAAGTAGTCTGCTGGAGTGCATTCACAATCATCTGGACATCACTGACAATCACTGAGCGCCGCGTGGTGCTCCTCGACTCAGAGACCAAACAGGGTATTGCTTTCTGACTGACGGAGAGGACTTTGAAAACAGCATTATTCCTAGAGTTAGTGAAGAAGAACCTCCTCGGTCGCTGTATACTCACTGAACTCATTTCATATGATAAATAGAGATGTTTTTGTATGTCTATAAAAGGTCAAGTAGATTTTTGAATTCGCCTCCAAAGGGGCTTATTTTTGATTGTATTAAATGATTCCATGAACACTCTGTAGTAAGCACACCCAAACATCCACACGCTCTGgatttgatgtttttctgttgGTGTCGTTGTCGTTGTCGTTGATTTGTAATAGCTACACTAAATACTATACTATTTATTATCGTAGTGACTGGAGAAGAGCGAGCGGCTGTTTATCGGTGCTGTCTGGAGATCAGTCGGGACTCAACATGTATgctgttatgtatatatagatacacacacgtgcatgtttatatttcagaacaaaacatatgtttacatattaaatatatttataacattaagtATATGAGAACTAATACAGAGATGTACATACGTGTAAATACTTTCCGcgtgtactgtatatgtgtgtatttatatattcataataaatgaaCACGGCGTTCAGTGGTGACTGATCCGCTGACAGCACTGGTTCAGACAGGTCCAGGAGCTAGAAGAAATCATTTCTACTGGACACCAAGGCCACTGAACCTCGTCTTGGTTCTCCACCAGGTTCCTCGGAGAACACGGGATGTGTTTGTAGGATGTGAGCTCACGTGATTAACTCGTGACTATATAATCTAATCTATCGGTGTTCGGTGATAATGCACTTCCTTAGTTCCTTTCTTATGAATGTTTAgtatgaatttacattttgtcagcTGTAATGATGTGCTACGTTTTCAAGTAAAGAGtgaaaatgaagttttaatttAAACGCCTGCATACAGGTTTCACAAGGCCACACAGAAGAGCCCAAAGCATCGCTCTCTCACGTCAGAAACGAGCGTTAGCCGCAGTCATGATGTTCCACTAGAGTGaaattatttgtatgtttgaatATGATCGAGCTCGACAGCAGAACACTGGTTAATAAAGTGATATTAAACACAGCGGATCTGCGTCGCTTAGGCTTctttacataaaacacattgTGCTGGGTTTTTGTgagatgcatttgtttttacgAGATCAGATTTTACACACTCCATACTTTTATTAACCTTCGGAATGAGTGCGGCTTGCATGTAATcatacttaatatttattacatgtaacaAGGAAGTAATAAACAgatctttatagttattattattacttcagCTCAGAATTATTTTACCAGTAATGACTTCAACATGAGAACTGCCTCAACTCTGTTGAATATAATTTAGCTTGAATTGAATATCgtatatatttgaaaagtttttaagCTGAAGCAGGTGTCATTCCTTTTAGTTGAACTGctctttttaatattcataagcagCCCACAAGAGGGCAACGCTGAAGCGCTGAGTGTGAGATGATCATGAGTTCACAGAAGATATGTATAACATGGGAGTCATTTATAAACCCTTCTGAAGATGCAACGTTTCACAGAAAATGTCtataaatttaatgcaaaaagtatCCTTTTTAGGAGGAAAGATAAAAGTGCCTGTGAACTGACTAACAAACAACACGAGAGATAACAGaacatttataacattcagAATGATGCATCATACACCTATACCATCTTATTATAGTATCCTCTTCTTATTTAAAGAGCTGTCACTGACATTTAGGCCAAAAATCAATATTACAGCCATATCTACAAACCCACAACAGAGCGATAAGATCGGTCACACACAGCCTCGCTGCCGGGAGAAACACGGGAAAGAGCTCTCCTTCACACACGGCCTTCTAGAAAACAGTCTGCAAGCACTTTCACTTTGACTACAATCTAAATGATAAAATCATTCAAGTGATCGCTCAGACTGGGATTTCAACACAGAACTTCTTCAGGCTCATCGATCGGATCCGTCTTCCACTGATCTCTTCAAACGCTTCCCCGCCGCCGTGCTTCATCTATAATATTCATGTAACCTCACTGTCCAGCTGTAAGAGATGCGGTGGTGTGATCTGACCGGTCCACTCACCCTCATCTGTCTCGACGTCCATGCACTGGTTGTCTTAGTGACCTGGGATCAAAGCTGAGCCCCCTGTGCTACCAACTTCAGTTCAGTACCGTGTCTCTTGATTTTCAGATAGTGTGTTCATCATGTTTTTAACAGCgtgcacagagagagagagagagagagagagagagagagagagagagagagagagaggatgtcTGTGGTATCAGGGATGCTCTATCACAGGATACATCAACCTTTTCCCTTCTTGTTCACATATAATACTCTCAGAGCGAGCTTCAACATTCATCAGAGAGCTGATGTGCATCTCATCTGAtccctgacctctgacctcctgtTACATTATCAAGAACAGCTTGACTAGTTTAAACCCTTGTGCAGAGTCTGAGGTGATTTTGGAGAAATCGGTCTGGTTGAACTGAGGTGTTAAACTAGCGAGATGTTAGGATGAAGCTTTTTCTGGTGCGTCCTGATATCTGGAGCTGTATTCTCTAACATTCACCTGACGCTTTGCACGCTTTCGCTATTGTTGCAGAAATTGTGCCTTATTTTTTGAAGTGCTTATTTCCTGCCCGTTTCATCATTTCCTGTTCGAGGGACAAATATCACATGCGTGTCATGATTGCCTGAGAAACGAAGCATGCAGCAGAATGGAATCTCTGTCTGTGTATCACGGGGCCATCAGCCGAGAGACCTGCGAGACGCGTCTGTGCGAAGCGGGCAAAGACGGCAGCTATCTGATCCGAGACAGTGAGAGCGTTCCCGGAGCCTACTGCCTCTGCGTTCTGTAAGTCCTCCACAAATCTCTGCTTTTCTCATTCTGGCTCAAAGGAACGACACGCTGAAGACGCAGGTGAAGGAGCTCTTTCTGCTCAGAAACTGGAGAGATGTCACAGAGCCAGATCTTCtggagtgtgtggagtgtgGAGTGTGTCTGAAGCTGGTCTGATCTTCTCCGCAGGTGTAATGGTTTCGTCTACACGTACCGGCTCCAGAGAGACGCGGCGGGCTCCTGGGCGGCCGAGgtgagccacacacacacacacacacacctcacacacacacacacacactgctgttcTATACCTGACACATTGCATTATTTGTGTacattgaataaaatcaaagaATAAATGCAAACGGGTCATCCTCGTGAAACCATCTGCGCCTGACATTTGCAGGGAAATAGatccttttattaatattgcatttcttttgaaatggTCTGCAGTGAATCCCAAACGTGGGGCATAAAAGTAGCTTTAACCCTGTCACGCGCAAAAACAAAGATGATTTACAAGATTTTCTGACGACAGGcaaacatattaatttttttagatattcCAGGTACTTGAAGGTGATATTGTGTTTATTCTAACACACAGCTGTATCGTCTGAGTTTGATGTCATCTCATCTTGAAACTACATGCTTCAGATCTGATGgagatgaaataaagaaaacaatctgctAGTTGCACAGAAATTTTGCGATGCTTCGgttgctgtttgtttatttactcgcattcattcattcattttttgttcGTTCGTTTTGCAGACGGCACCGGGTCAAAGCAAACGCTTGTTCAGGAAGGTGAAGAACCTGATAAGTGCGTTTGAGAAGCCGGACCAGGGCATCGCCGTTCCTCTGCGGTACCCCGTGACCGTCCAGAAGCCCTGCTGACCGCCGGCTGTCCGGAGGAGAACTTCAGGAGCCGAGGAGTCCTCATCTAAATTGTCTTTAATACTGATCACAATGGTCAACAAATACGAGTACGTGCTCTTAACCCTGTCCTAAACGTGCAGTGATTAGATGTATTATCATTACTACACTGACTAATAAAGtttctaaagcatgttttttttgttgaaaatggtTAGCTAGTGGATGGACGGTTGGGTAAATCAATAAACTCtagtaatataattttatggCACATGTGTGGTGCAAGTCACACATCAGGTAATAATTCTCCTTCAAAGCATTTTGTGctgttattaaatgttttatattttttttagcctgCTCGTGTTGTAAATGTGAACTTTTAAATCATCGTTTTGTCCCCTGACCACAGCTATGAACGTGTTTTTTGCATGCACAGAGCCGGAGCGTGAAGTGTGAAGAGTTTCAAGCGATCTCTTTGCCCTGTTTAGCTGTTAAACTGTTAAAAGCACAGTAAACATGAACACCAAATCAGTGTATGCAGTTTATTTCATGTTCGTTCAACTAGGTGCCTAGTAATGCAATACTAGAAACTTATTTCAATAGAAAATAATCTACATTTGTATtgatctctctgtgtgtatagATTCAGATGAACAGAGAGACTCTAAGCTATCTTTCTGAACTTTTAATGCCTTATAAACATCAGAGCTGTAAAAGTCTGGGCTTTCTCAGGAGATCGGGTTCACAGGTCGTCGGCGAGGGTTGAGAGAACGGGTTTTTTTGTGGTTAATAATCACTTGGACGTTAACAGTTAGCTCGTGGCCAGAGTAGCTGAAAACCTCTGTGTTAAAGTTCAAAACGAAATATTACATTAGCAATTTATAAACTGCTTGTTAAAAAGATCATTATAAtacagctttacagaaaaatgcatacgttgttttttttttgtattattttactcaTAGATGCGTGACATGGAATTAAAGATGCTATGATATTCTGAGATAATAATCTGAGAAGTATAAATAACCCTTTGCTGTTGTGTTGATGCTCTCCTTGGAAACGAATAAAGCAAAGACGAAACCATCTCTTTCCTGCTCCTTCCATTGTGTTCAGGCTTTTCCGCTGTGCTTGCTTAGCGCACAAAATAATCatcatattttccttttatcAAAAAATTGTCACATAATTCCTGATCCAAAGATGACTTCACCCCAACTGTGCTTTCCTCCACACTGAAACTACACTTTCAATGCTAAAGAAAGGCTTAGATGAAAACTGAAGCATGAATTTAGTGAAACACGGCTGTTCAAACACACATGATAATAACTGCAATGATTTAAAGAAGCACTGCTTGACGGGGACTTTCCCTGCGAAccacaaacagcatttaaatgtcAAGCAATGAACTAGGTTTTAGATGAAAAAGCAATTCCTGATGACTAAGTgcatttatccaaagcaacaATACGCTATACCAAAGAACGAACACCCAATTTATAAGAGTCATAATTGAAATGGGGTTATTCTgaggaaagtgtgtgtgtgcccagTTTTACTGATTTCATTTACTGCACTACATCACACTATTTCATTCGTCTAAAATATGTCTGTAAAAGGTGTAAAAACTGTGACTCTACGCACAGTAGCGCTTCTAACTTTGTAAGGAGTAGAGCTGGAACCAGCCGTAAGCCGTCGCCGTCAGCGGTGATACCTGAGAGTGAATGAAGGATAAAAGAACCTCAGATACTTTGATTTCCTGAGAGACAAACCAGACAATACAGACATCTTCAAGACACCCCACAGAAACTACCTTCTCTTCTATCCGTTAGTTTCTTTCTAAAACCCCTCTCTATCTTCCCTTCTTCTCATGTGAGGGAACTAACAGTCGTGTCATGTATCATTTGAACTGTCTCAGAGCCACTGCTACAATGGTCTTATTTCCACAGAAGTACACTTAACAGTAACAAAGTTAACAAAGGGATGTTTCATATTGGTTTGGTATTAAAAGAACGTAGCAGAAAGCCGGGGGAATCTTCTCTACTCTTCACACTGTGTATTTCTCAAGGTCAGGTATGCTTATTTTACCTTTTGATTAGTCTTGATTAGAACTTGATGTTTTGCTAACCATGTCCCTTTAGTGGCTGATATTCTTTCATTAGAACAGGTTATCTGctttctgaacacaaacaccAACCCATCCCTGCTCTTCACATCCCCTGCACAGCGTATAACATGTACTTCCTTGATCTGCCATGTTCACTTTTGTCCTTACTTTGTCCTTTCTTTTGCACAACTTCTGGTTCGGCTGACGACTGGCCTGGACTCGTCTTTACGTTATTCAGATGTTGGTGGCATAGTGATCCTGACTGTCACAGCTGGTGTTATGTTCGGATTCACCTGTTTCTCAGTgcttcatgtgtgtgtgtgtgtgtgtgtgtgttgtacccAGCAGCGATCTCTACTAAATTATGACCTGTCCTCAGCATAAATGGTagaggtatttaaaaaaaactagagGTATTTTGTATTGCATGGAAGAAAGGTACTTCCTCCTACAGAAAGGTCTGTAACACTGTATTTTAAGGTGCCATGTTACCtatacttactattataataacaattaattacgCATAATTACTTGCAAGTGACCCTAGGATAAAACCTTGTCTTAATACCTCCAAAAAAAGTGTAACCAAAAAGCCAAAGAAAAGGCGGTATCTATAGAACTGTTTCTTCTGCTTTATTACAAATCGTatgaattttaaaatcttgttaattacttataaagccctgaatagATTAGCTCCTCAATTCTTGAggaagctcttatcacattattgTCTTCCAAGTCTGCTGCGTTTTCAAAACTCTGGCAATTTGATTGTACACATAGAAGATCAAAACCAACTCTGGAGCAATCCACCTAACATTATTTGTGaggcagacacacacaataTCAGTTTGAATCTGCTGTTTTACTCATAACACACTATCAGATTGGTACAAGTCAAATGCGTCAAAAGGATGGTCATTAATTAAGTCGACCGTAACCGAGAACACTTCCCATAACAACCAATAAAGCTGCTACATCGTTATGAGAGATGTTTGTCACCGATGAAGTTTTAGTTCCTTGCCTCTGTTGCCTTTGGCTCGCTTAGTTGAGAACACTTAATTTCTGACAATATCATCAACTTGATTGCACAGATACAGtttgaactgaactgagctaGACGATGACATGACTTGAACTGAAAAACTGAACGTTTTCAAATAAAGGTAACTTGGTTTGCCATGTCTAAAGTGAAGGAAGGGCTAAATTCAAACTGTTTTACAAAGTTATCATGATCATTAACAGGAAGcattgaattagattttttttactctatttgCTTTGGAAAGTAATGTAGGAAAGTTTCAAGCATCAACGTATGACGTTGCACCTAACTGGTAAATTTCAGTTTCTGATGCATGTGCTAAGCATCATCACAAATGCCATAACAAAATCATTAGAAAAGTGCACTAATTAGGCCACAAAAAAGACCACAAACCcctgcatttaaatgaatgatacGGATTTTTAGAACACATCAAACTGAAAGTAAGAACTAGATCCGCGTGTAGTTGTGTCAGTCATGTGTGGTGGTCTGCGGTTCAGCTGCTGGTGATGCAACCCTTCAGAGGGCCGCGTGTCTCTGTCAGCGCCTGCAGCAAACACACAGCGCTCTCTCTGAGGTTTGGACTATTAACACCATGCAGCGCGATCTAGCACTTGTGCACCACAGGGGCCATCTCTCCACATGACACTCATGATTCCCCCAGCACAGGTCATGTGGAAAGAGTCATCGACGCCAACATGGTACGTGTTTTGTGTGTCTTCTGCAGAAAGTGTGGTTAAACTGTAAACATCTGTGGCTGCAGCTCCCTGTGTCTATCTGATGCGTGCAAAAGCTAACCGTTACAGTGTTTTCTCACCATCCTTTGTACCAgcttttgtttagcttttttcaATTCGTagtctctctcttcctgtgtaCTATTCAGTTGCAGATCTCAAAAGAACGGCTGGAAATATTGGGGTgcatggcaaataaaaaaacggTTTCCTGTTTGTGCGTTCTCACTTTGAGAAGCTGAGCTCTTCGCACCTTTGCAAAATCTTCCCACAGTTTAGGGCGTTGCATTTTATCTCGGCACCATTTTAGTCAGTTTCGtgtattattattcatgcattttcgTGTATTTTCACCGCAACGAGTGAGACTGAAATTCTATTTTGACCTTTGAACTAGGAAATGTCCTTCTGCGAAATCTGATTGATCCGGTTTTCTGAGATGAGGGCATAAGATGAAGGCGTTCTTTTAGAAATGATCGCATGATAAAATAACCCCCTGAGACTGGTGACAGAAACTTCAGAGTTCAGTTCAGCTCTCATCAATCCCACCTGAACTGGGTAATCACCCTCAGGACATCCCAGATTACTATGAGCGTGTTTCTTCGtcacatttggagaaatgcgtctcggcaatggatgctctgaagtgaatgggtgccgtcagaatgagagtcaaataaacatgacaataataataatccacatCGCCCCAAttgaaaatctaaaagaaaatgttaagcaaatattatattttagaagaCAAATCCAGCTTCCCGTTCTTTCTCTCATGATGGTGTTGTTTCTTCTGGATTGTATCAGTGCCCTCTTGTGGCTGGAGCTTACTAGTGTTTCTATTCCCGGCTAGCCCTGAGCCTTCAGCCTGACAGCACACCTACATCACAGAGACCCTAAATtggatgttttatatttttcatttgcattatgcatttattgtgaTTAAAAGGGCATATTCCACACATTTCACTATGGTTATGGTTGCTATACAGTTATGAGTTTAACTGactgtattttgtttacatCAGGTAAAGACTACTTGCCATctcattttaatcatattatgAGGTTAatgtaaacatatattaatattaccatGAATTACCAAAACTTTCTTTGAATTTTGGCTCATTAATATATCTTGAATTTCCACGGTTTTATCACACAAGGCTCAAATCATTGTTCACGCAAActgtgtcatttattcatttattattactgttataatTCAAGAATTGTCTCTTTCTTCTCTAGCTgatttcattcatcttcagagaAAGCTGCTGATTTCCAGTGTGTTGGGAACAGTTAGGTCATGCTTTATGTCAGGTTTTATTTTCAGGGGAATCAAACATCAGAAGACAATAAAGTTTAATAACAGTTAAAGTGCACAGACAGGAGGGGCAGAGGCTCGAGTGAACAGGCATTTATGAAAACGTTGAATaaaacatctatttatttacccaggtatttgatgtatttatttatttcaactcTTATACACTCAGATATACACGCAACCATGCATGACGTATGCGCTATTTTGAGAGAGGTGTcataaatatattcacaatgcaattacagaaatgtttattacaatgtaatacaAGCATACTAGTCCAACCAATACTACATAAACTTAAAATCACAGAGATTAGTAATTAGagatatatagtaaaaatgctTCCGACCTTCTAAATAGGCTAGATTAGTATTAATAAGAATTCGTTCAATTACTGTTTTAGCTATAAGTAAAAAACACACTCTCTGTGATGGCGGGGGCATACGGGGGCAATTCATATCTTGCATGTGGGGGCATTTTTGTTGATTTCTGTGGCATTTCCAGCACTTCACACCCAAGTGTTGCACGTGTGATGCTGCAGAGATGAGTGCCTAGCGCTGAAACCTCAAACGTGTCAACTAAGTGAggcttttatttgcttttttaccACATTAACTTCTGTCTGGAACACACACCAACAGCTTCATGTAAACAGACATGCATTATTTCAGCACTCAATTCTGCTTGTTTTCTCTAAATAAATCAAGGTTACACACTTCCTGCTGTTTTCTGAAACTGCACACTTTATTGGTTAGGAAAGGAACCGCACTGTGCCATTTGTTACACGTTTGGGTAAAAAAACGAGTACAAACAACTGTGTGGCTCTGCTGCCAAGCACTGAAaccaagaacaacaacaacaacagtgcAAAAGAGAGACGTTTATTTTCATGTCTTTCCATTTCTATCCTTCCTTTCCAACATTTTTGAGTCTCGCTACAAGCTAAAACTACGAACTCAAATCTGCCGCGTTTAGCTCCGGCGGAGTCGGGGAGGCCCGCGCATgcgcagcagcagcaggggCGCAGGGTCAGAGTCGCGCATGCGCAGTAGCACGCGCAGCGGCAGCATGGCGGAGCCCGCACAGAAACACGCGCTGGAGATGGTAAAACAAACTACGTTATTTACGCGTTCTTACGATTGTATTATAAGTCGATATGAAAAGGCTTTAAATAAACGCGAAGGTCTGAGCGCGGTGTGGTATCTTACTCAGTATTTCCAGAGCAGATAaacattaacacaaaataacatGTACATTAATAGTACTGACTTTCTGAATcgagacatttataatttagcTTTAGGAAATCTATAAATGTTGTAAACCCAGAAGCgaagacaaaaagagaaagcgCATGCTTTTAGAAGATAAAACctaaaactgaattaatgtcATGATTTAGAGGAGTACAGTAATGTCATTAATGAGCTAGAACTAGAACTAGAACTAGGTAGGTGTGCAGTTCTTCACAGGTTCTTCTGAGAGCTAGGACTAAATCATATACaaacattaaatcaaatatcACTGAAGTACAGAGACACGAATGAGCCTTAGGTCCAGTTAGCTTCAACACATTagaactttacattttaaaatcgtaGCCTAacttttttgtatctttaaaaagaaaatatttttacacataaaGTTATTCACATTGATTTGCCAAGCGGAAGCATTTCATTAGAAGATACGGGGAATAACTAGAAAAAAAGTGAACTGGGAACATTTTTTGTGATACAATTACAACAATACTTTCAAAGAATACAAGAAATACAATGTCTGCaatattaagcaaaaatattaattacattacagttaGAATAAATGCGGAGATTCtgtaattcatatttgttttcatagcCTTTAATTTGCACAGGAGGACAACATGTGGAATATTGctgtagttttatatatatatatatatctgtgtattaactgctcTGAAACGTCTGAAAACAATAATCAAAGAACCTGTGCAGAATATATAGATATGTGCAATAAACCTTATGAGCTGAGTCTAGAGGGAAATGAAAAGATTCGTTCATATTAACAGAGAAGAGAAAGCCGTTTGTGAGAAAGATTTGAGtctaaaatctgttttaatagaatgtatggttttaaataatattataccaCATTTTAACTCAAAATCTAtacaaaaagatgaaaatgaagaTCTTTCAAGGAAGAGTTTTTATCATTGATTGAATGGAAGGAGTCTGTCTGATTGTGTTTGTCGTGAAGATCTTATATTATTGTCCTggaatatgaattattatgttAATGTTGTCATGAATATGATTACTGATATGTTGTTAAACTATACCTGTTAAAacctgatttatgttttttactaGTGGCTACAGGACACTGTagttcatttttgtaaataaggataataaaataaagtaaagtgggatgtattatatgtattataactCTAATACGAGAGCACAAGTGGCTCAGACTCTCTGACCTGGTCGGGTGTTTTTCATTGAACTGCTCTTTTCACGCCACAGACTGAACATCAGGAAGCATCGCTGGGGATCGGTTCAGCTTAGATGATCTAGTATCTAATTG
The genomic region above belongs to Puntigrus tetrazona isolate hp1 chromosome 14, ASM1883169v1, whole genome shotgun sequence and contains:
- the sh2d1ab gene encoding SH2 domain-containing protein 1A; this translates as MESLSVYHGAISRETCETRLCEAGKDGSYLIRDSESVPGAYCLCVLCNGFVYTYRLQRDAAGSWAAETAPGQSKRLFRKVKNLISAFEKPDQGIAVPLRYPVTVQKPC